A region of Lycium barbarum isolate Lr01 chromosome 1, ASM1917538v2, whole genome shotgun sequence DNA encodes the following proteins:
- the LOC132643962 gene encoding large ribosomal subunit protein eL20-like, protein MVTYKFHQYQVVGRALPTETDEHPKIYRMKLWATNEVRAKSKFWYFLRKLKKVKKSNGQMLAINEIFEKNPTKIKNYGIWLRYQSRTGYHNMYKEYRDTTLNGGVEQMYTEMASRHRVRHHCIQIIKTATIPAKLCKRESTKQFHDSKIKFPLVLKKVRPPSRKLKTTYKATKPNLFM, encoded by the exons ATGGTGACCTACAAA TTTCATCAGTACCAGGTGGTGGGTAGAGCTCTACCAACAGAGACAGATGAACACCCAAAGATCTACCGTATGAAGCTTTGGGCTACCAATGAAGTCCGTGCTAAATCCAAGTTCTG GTACTTCTTGAGAAAGCTGAAGAAGGTTAAGAAGAGCAATGGACAGATGCTGGCTATTAATGAG ATCTTCGAGAAGAACCCAACTAAGATCAAGAACTACGGTATATGGCTGCGTTATCAGAGTAGAACTGGGTATCACAACATGTACAAGGAGTACCGTGATACCACTTTGAATGGAGGTGTGGAGCAGATGTACACAGAGATGGCTTCACGTCACAGGGTGCGCCATCACTGCATCCAGATCATTAAGACAGCCACTATTCCAGCTAAGCTTTGTAAGAGGGAGAGCACCAAGCAGTTCCATGATTCCAAAATCAAGTTCCCGTTGGTGTTGAAGAAAGTCAGACCACCTTCTAGGAAACTCAAGACAACATACAAGGCTACTAAACCCAACTTGTTCATGTAA